A window from Alloyangia pacifica encodes these proteins:
- a CDS encoding HlyD family secretion protein — protein MLAMLKGLAGLAVLLPFGIKSCDGPPADVALGQLMRERVLLTATANELITDLPIAEGSAVKAGDVLVHLDDSLQQAQVAVAQAQLAEAEADLERMRTGARPEEFAIAEARVEGARAVYQEAQASYERNARLVETGTVTAARLDEVVAQRNSALAELTSAEQSLQELRIGARAEDIRIAEAHVTAAEAQVTAERTRLDNLTIRASRDGLLDSLPWNRGERVPLGSPVAVLLTGDRPYARIYVPEAARARLAIGDAVSISLDGDSAVYQGTLRWISNEPAFTPYYALNQEQRSRLVYPAEVALPQAAAELPAGLPVSAHLP, from the coding sequence ATGCTGGCAATGCTCAAGGGTCTGGCGGGTCTGGCGGTGCTGCTGCCGTTCGGTATCAAGTCTTGTGACGGACCGCCCGCCGACGTGGCGCTTGGCCAGTTGATGCGCGAGCGCGTGCTGCTGACCGCCACCGCCAACGAGCTCATCACCGATCTGCCCATCGCCGAGGGCAGCGCGGTGAAGGCGGGCGACGTGCTGGTCCACCTCGACGACAGCCTGCAGCAGGCGCAGGTGGCGGTGGCGCAGGCGCAGCTCGCCGAGGCGGAGGCCGATCTCGAGCGGATGCGCACCGGTGCCCGCCCCGAGGAATTCGCCATCGCCGAGGCGCGGGTCGAGGGGGCCCGCGCGGTCTACCAGGAGGCGCAGGCCAGCTACGAGCGCAACGCCCGGCTGGTCGAGACCGGCACAGTCACCGCCGCCCGGCTGGACGAGGTGGTGGCGCAGCGCAACTCGGCGCTGGCCGAGCTGACCAGCGCCGAGCAGTCGCTGCAGGAGCTGCGGATCGGCGCCCGCGCCGAGGACATCCGCATCGCCGAGGCGCATGTGACCGCCGCCGAGGCGCAGGTCACCGCAGAGCGGACCCGGCTGGACAATCTGACCATCCGCGCCTCGCGCGACGGGCTGCTCGACAGCCTGCCGTGGAACCGCGGTGAGCGGGTGCCCCTCGGCAGCCCTGTTGCGGTGCTGCTGACCGGCGACCGACCCTACGCGCGCATCTATGTGCCCGAAGCCGCCCGCGCCAGGCTGGCCATCGGCGATGCGGTCTCGATCAGCCTGGACGGAGACAGCGCGGTCTACCAGGGCACCCTGCGTTGGATCAGCAACGAGCCTGCCTTCACGCCTTATTACGCGCTCAACCAGGAGCAGCGCAGTCGGCTCGTCTACCCAGCCGAGGTGGCGCTTCCCCAAGCGGCGGCAGAGCTGCCAGCGGGGCTTCCGGTCTCGGCACATCTGCCATGA
- a CDS encoding ABC transporter ATP-binding protein, which produces MSEAVAQTFGLTRRFGDKLAVDGLDLAIPKGVVYGVLGPNGSGKTTAMRMLTGLLTPSSGHAEVLGAHLPGEAEAVKRRIGYMTQGFTYYRDLTVLENLRFIAEIHDLPARRKRQRIDELMDTYRLREQANVLAGALSGGQRQRLALAATVMHEPELLFLDEPTAAVDPESRRAFWEQLFDLVDAGTTMIVSTHLMDEAERCHRIAILDHGRKCADGTPRALMDRIAGRAVEVESADPRRIGRAISGREWIVSVAQIGERLRVLVAEGTGDPEALVRAALTGHPDTRVRAIFPNLEDVFVLATHGQDR; this is translated from the coding sequence ATGAGCGAGGCGGTTGCCCAAACCTTCGGGCTCACGCGGCGCTTCGGAGACAAGCTGGCGGTGGACGGGCTCGATCTCGCGATCCCCAAAGGCGTGGTCTATGGGGTTCTCGGGCCCAATGGCTCGGGCAAGACCACTGCGATGCGGATGCTGACCGGGCTTCTGACGCCCTCGTCGGGCCATGCAGAAGTTCTCGGCGCGCACCTGCCCGGCGAGGCCGAGGCGGTGAAGCGGCGGATCGGCTACATGACGCAGGGCTTCACCTACTACCGCGACCTGACGGTGCTGGAGAACCTGCGCTTCATCGCCGAGATCCACGATCTTCCCGCGCGCCGCAAACGCCAGCGCATCGACGAGCTGATGGACACCTACAGGCTGCGCGAGCAGGCGAACGTGCTGGCCGGGGCGCTGAGCGGCGGCCAGCGTCAGCGCCTCGCGCTGGCGGCCACGGTGATGCACGAGCCTGAGTTGCTGTTCCTCGACGAGCCGACGGCCGCGGTCGATCCCGAGTCCCGCCGTGCCTTCTGGGAGCAGCTCTTCGATCTCGTCGATGCCGGCACCACGATGATCGTCTCGACCCACCTGATGGACGAGGCCGAGCGGTGCCACCGGATCGCCATCCTCGACCACGGACGAAAATGCGCCGACGGCACCCCGCGGGCGCTGATGGACCGGATCGCCGGGCGGGCGGTGGAAGTGGAGTCCGCGGATCCCCGCCGCATCGGTCGGGCGATCTCGGGGCGGGAGTGGATCGTGTCGGTGGCGCAAATCGGCGAACGTTTGCGGGTCCTGGTGGCCGAGGGCACCGGCGATCCCGAGGCGCTGGTGAGAGCGGCGCTCACAGGTCACCCCGACACCAGGGTGCGGGCGATCTTTCCCAATCTCGAGGACGTCTTCGTGCTGGCAACCCACGGACAAGACCGATGA
- a CDS encoding ABC transporter permease, whose protein sequence is MISGRRILAILRKELLQLRRDRMTFGMIVMIPLIQLVLFGYAINTEIRHIPAVLVDQSESSLSRSLVQMVEATQVIRFEQRVATVAEAERAIVRAEVRAAFIIPEDVAQRLVRSPAIGSRFADGLQQVGARPIAQWVADGSDTLVAAAIRSLRSMPLGEMFRESSNTATPTFEVTLFYNPEQRSVVNIVPGLVGIILTMTMIMFTSAAIVRESERGNMEMLITTPIRPVEIMIGKIIPYVGIGLIQVGIILGLGALLFSVTVAGSLWVLLLVTLLFIVASLSLGLVLSTLASNQLQAMQMTVFVLMPSILLSGFMFPYEGMPRGAQLIADLLPATHFMRIIRGVVLRDAGLIDLLPDSLWLLGFALLGLGLASLRFRKRLD, encoded by the coding sequence ATGATCTCCGGCCGTCGCATCCTCGCGATCCTGCGCAAGGAACTGCTGCAGCTGCGGCGCGACCGGATGACATTTGGTATGATCGTGATGATCCCGCTGATCCAGCTGGTGCTCTTCGGCTACGCGATCAACACGGAGATCCGCCACATTCCCGCTGTGCTGGTCGACCAGAGCGAGAGCAGCCTCAGCCGCAGCCTCGTGCAGATGGTCGAGGCGACGCAGGTGATCCGTTTCGAGCAGCGCGTCGCCACCGTCGCCGAAGCCGAACGCGCCATCGTCCGCGCCGAGGTCCGTGCCGCCTTCATCATTCCGGAGGACGTGGCGCAGAGACTGGTGCGCAGCCCGGCGATCGGCAGCCGTTTCGCCGACGGACTGCAGCAGGTCGGGGCCCGGCCCATCGCGCAATGGGTGGCGGACGGGTCGGACACGCTGGTCGCCGCGGCGATCCGCTCGCTGCGCTCCATGCCGCTCGGCGAGATGTTCCGGGAGTCCAGCAATACCGCCACGCCGACCTTCGAGGTCACGCTCTTCTACAACCCCGAGCAGCGCTCGGTGGTGAACATCGTGCCGGGGCTGGTGGGCATCATCCTGACCATGACGATGATCATGTTCACCTCGGCGGCGATCGTCCGCGAAAGCGAGCGCGGCAATATGGAGATGCTGATCACCACACCGATCCGCCCGGTCGAGATCATGATCGGCAAGATCATCCCCTATGTCGGCATCGGCCTTATCCAGGTGGGGATCATCCTCGGTCTGGGCGCGCTGCTCTTTTCGGTGACCGTCGCCGGATCGCTCTGGGTGCTGCTGCTGGTGACGCTGCTCTTCATCGTCGCCAGCCTGTCGCTGGGGCTGGTGCTCTCGACTCTGGCCAGCAACCAGCTGCAGGCCATGCAGATGACGGTCTTCGTGCTGATGCCGTCGATCCTGCTCTCGGGCTTCATGTTCCCCTACGAGGGCATGCCCCGCGGCGCGCAGCTGATCGCCGACCTGCTGCCCGCGACCCACTTCATGCGGATCATCCGCGGCGTGGTGCTGCGCGATGCAGGGCTCATCGATCTGCTCCCCGACAGCCTCTGGCTGCTCGGCTTCGCGCTGCTGGGGTTGGGGCTGGCCTCGCTTCGGTTCCGCAAGCGGCTCGACTGA
- a CDS encoding LLM class flavin-dependent oxidoreductase, translating into MKKIGFLSFGHWSPQRGSATRTASDALLQAIDLSVAAEELGLDGAYFRVHHFARQHASPFPLLAAVGARTKKIEIGTGVIDMRYENPLYMAEDAGAADLISQGRLQLGISRGSPEQVVEGWRYFGYAPEEGETDADLGRRHAQVFLQMLEGHGFAEPNPRPMFPNPPGKLRLEPHSEGLKDRIWWGAGSNKTAEWAAMLGMNLQSSTLKDDETGEPFHIQQAQQIHAYREAWKSAGHARKPRVSVSRSIFAITSDEDRMYFGSGGKEKDSVGFIEQQRSIFGRSYADEPDKLIEQLKADEGIREADTLLLTIPNSLGVDYNAHVLENILTHVAPALGWR; encoded by the coding sequence ATGAAGAAGATCGGCTTCCTGTCCTTCGGACATTGGTCCCCGCAACGCGGCTCGGCCACCCGCACCGCCTCGGACGCGCTGCTGCAGGCCATCGACCTGTCGGTCGCCGCCGAGGAGCTGGGGCTCGACGGCGCCTATTTCCGCGTCCACCACTTCGCCCGCCAGCACGCCAGCCCCTTCCCTCTGCTCGCCGCCGTCGGCGCGCGGACCAAGAAGATCGAGATCGGCACCGGCGTCATCGACATGCGCTACGAGAACCCGCTCTACATGGCCGAGGATGCCGGCGCCGCCGACCTCATCAGCCAGGGACGGCTGCAACTCGGCATCAGCCGCGGCAGCCCCGAGCAGGTGGTCGAGGGCTGGCGCTACTTCGGCTATGCCCCGGAGGAGGGCGAGACGGATGCGGACCTTGGCCGCCGCCACGCGCAGGTCTTCCTGCAGATGCTCGAGGGCCACGGCTTTGCCGAGCCGAACCCGCGCCCGATGTTCCCCAACCCGCCGGGCAAACTGCGGCTCGAGCCGCATTCCGAGGGGTTGAAGGATCGCATCTGGTGGGGCGCAGGCTCCAACAAGACCGCCGAATGGGCCGCCATGCTGGGGATGAACCTGCAAAGCTCGACGCTCAAGGATGACGAGACCGGCGAGCCCTTCCACATCCAGCAGGCGCAGCAGATCCACGCCTACCGCGAGGCGTGGAAATCGGCGGGCCATGCGCGCAAGCCGCGGGTCTCGGTCAGCCGCTCGATCTTTGCGATCACCAGTGACGAGGACCGGATGTACTTCGGCTCCGGCGGCAAGGAAAAGGACTCGGTGGGCTTCATCGAGCAACAGCGCTCGATCTTCGGCCGCTCCTATGCCGACGAGCCCGACAAGCTGATCGAGCAGCTGAAGGCCGACGAGGGCATCAGAGAAGCCGACACGCTGTTGCTGACCATCCCGAACTCGCTGGGGGTCGATTACAACGCCCATGTGCTCGAGAACATCCTGACCCACGTCGCCCCCGCCCTCGGCTGGCGCTGA
- a CDS encoding solute carrier family 23 protein, giving the protein MSYFPRWRVGTGQVIMPDERLPGAASVPMGIQHLLAMSGSTIVAPILMGFDPNVAVFFSGIGTLLFFIITAGRVPSYLGSSFAFIAVVLAVLGQEGATIAHALGGIIACGALYALIGLIVMAVGYGWVEKLMPPVVTGTIGIAIGLNLAPVAVDQLNAFGSPTPAHLTIALLTVLCMAMVSCYGPSGTRRLSVLLALVFGYALVLLLGNGLGIMPGIDFSAVGTADWFGLPRFQTPEFHWSAITLIAPVAIVLVAENLGHIKALGAITGKDMDPYIGRGFFADGLATMVAGSGGGTGVTTYAENIGVMAMTKVYSTLVFVIAAIVAICLGLSPKFGALLQTIPAPVLAGLSVAVFGLIASAMARIWIENRVDFSDPRNLFTAGIALIFGAGDFTLHLGDFALGGIGTSTLAALLLYQLLGIGREA; this is encoded by the coding sequence ATGTCATATTTCCCCCGATGGCGCGTCGGCACGGGTCAGGTGATCATGCCGGACGAGCGCCTGCCCGGCGCGGCCTCGGTTCCGATGGGCATCCAGCACCTGCTGGCCATGTCCGGCTCGACCATCGTCGCCCCGATCCTGATGGGCTTCGATCCCAACGTCGCGGTGTTCTTCTCGGGCATCGGCACGCTGCTCTTCTTCATCATCACCGCGGGCCGTGTGCCGAGCTACCTCGGCTCCTCCTTCGCCTTCATCGCGGTGGTGCTGGCGGTGCTCGGGCAAGAGGGCGCGACCATCGCCCATGCGCTCGGCGGGATCATCGCTTGCGGCGCGCTCTACGCGCTGATCGGCCTGATCGTCATGGCGGTCGGCTACGGATGGGTGGAAAAGCTGATGCCCCCCGTCGTGACCGGCACCATCGGCATCGCCATCGGCCTCAACCTCGCGCCGGTCGCCGTGGACCAGCTCAACGCCTTCGGCTCCCCCACCCCCGCGCATCTGACGATCGCGCTGCTGACGGTGCTCTGCATGGCGATGGTCTCCTGCTACGGCCCCTCGGGCACGCGGCGGCTGTCGGTCCTGCTGGCGCTGGTCTTCGGTTACGCGCTGGTGCTGCTGCTGGGCAACGGGCTGGGAATCATGCCGGGCATCGACTTCTCTGCGGTCGGCACGGCGGATTGGTTCGGCCTGCCACGGTTCCAGACACCCGAGTTCCACTGGTCCGCGATCACCCTCATTGCCCCGGTCGCCATCGTGCTGGTCGCCGAGAATCTCGGTCACATCAAGGCGCTGGGGGCGATCACCGGCAAGGACATGGATCCCTACATCGGCCGCGGCTTCTTCGCCGACGGGCTGGCGACCATGGTCGCGGGCTCGGGCGGCGGCACGGGTGTCACCACCTACGCCGAGAACATCGGCGTCATGGCAATGACCAAGGTCTACTCGACGCTGGTCTTCGTGATCGCCGCCATCGTTGCGATCTGCCTCGGGCTCTCGCCTAAGTTCGGCGCGCTGCTGCAGACGATCCCGGCGCCGGTGCTGGCGGGTCTGTCGGTCGCGGTCTTCGGGCTCATCGCCTCGGCCATGGCGCGAATCTGGATCGAGAACCGGGTGGATTTCTCGGATCCGCGCAACCTCTTCACCGCAGGCATCGCGCTGATTTTCGGCGCCGGGGACTTCACGCTGCATCTCGGCGATTTCGCGCTTGGCGGTATCGGCACATCTACGCTGGCGGCGCTGCTGCTCTATCAGCTGCTCGGCATCGGCCGCGAAGCCTGA
- a CDS encoding class 1 fructose-bisphosphatase — protein sequence MLTLPNDHPPRGDALHMRLADDGAARIVRHIAEALPAIADRLAEGLLTGDPAQIVGDNESGDAQKALDVGAHEHMLKALAGCNVRHVLSEEAEAVVTLDPDGAFDVAMDPIDGSGSIGICALLGMLFVIYPAGDGSFRRPGSEAVAAGYACFGHSVDFAWSLGDGVHIATLDRRAGDFRITAENIRLRRTTSMIAVNASNERHWAPGLQAYAQDMRAGKDGPLGKTYNMRWLAAAVGDLHRIMLKGGAFLYPQDGRKGYEQGRLRLAYEAVPIAFMVEQAGGRASDGRRRILDLTPETPHGFCPLIFGSDEEVARIEEYIARHG from the coding sequence ATGTTGACTCTCCCGAACGACCACCCGCCCCGCGGCGACGCGCTGCACATGCGGCTGGCAGATGACGGCGCCGCGCGCATCGTGCGGCATATCGCCGAGGCGCTCCCTGCTATCGCGGACCGGCTGGCCGAGGGTCTTCTGACCGGCGATCCGGCGCAGATCGTCGGCGACAACGAAAGCGGCGATGCGCAGAAGGCGCTCGACGTCGGCGCGCATGAGCACATGCTGAAGGCTCTCGCGGGCTGCAACGTCCGCCACGTTCTGTCGGAAGAGGCCGAGGCGGTGGTGACGCTTGATCCCGACGGGGCGTTCGATGTGGCCATGGATCCGATCGACGGGTCCGGCTCGATCGGCATCTGCGCGCTCTTGGGCATGCTTTTCGTGATCTACCCCGCCGGCGATGGCAGCTTCCGCCGCCCGGGCTCCGAGGCGGTGGCGGCGGGCTATGCCTGCTTTGGCCATTCTGTGGATTTCGCCTGGTCGCTTGGCGACGGCGTGCATATCGCGACGCTCGATCGCCGTGCCGGGGATTTCCGCATCACCGCCGAGAACATCCGCCTCAGGCGGACCACCTCGATGATCGCCGTCAACGCCTCGAACGAGCGGCACTGGGCTCCGGGACTGCAGGCCTATGCGCAGGACATGCGCGCCGGAAAGGACGGCCCGCTGGGCAAGACCTACAACATGCGCTGGCTGGCGGCGGCGGTGGGCGATTTGCACCGGATCATGCTCAAGGGCGGCGCCTTTCTCTACCCACAGGACGGGCGCAAGGGCTACGAGCAGGGGCGGCTGCGGCTTGCCTACGAGGCCGTGCCGATTGCCTTCATGGTCGAGCAGGCCGGGGGCCGCGCGAGCGACGGACGGCGGCGGATCCTCGATCTGACGCCCGAGACGCCGCATGGGTTCTGCCCGCTGATCTTCGGGTCCGACGAAGAGGTGGCGCGGATCGAGGAGTATATCGCGCGGCACGGCTGA
- a CDS encoding RidA family protein: MKPLAPKSIAAPFGQYSHGIAAGPVVVTSGQLALRPDGAIPDGVEAQADFCFEAVRAILAEDGLDFSDVLRFSAFVTRREDMQGYMAARDRACADLDVKPASTLMIVSGFTRPEFLVEVEALALRRG, from the coding sequence ATGAAACCGCTTGCCCCCAAGAGCATCGCCGCGCCCTTCGGCCAGTATTCGCACGGCATCGCCGCCGGTCCGGTGGTGGTGACCTCGGGCCAGCTGGCGCTGCGCCCCGACGGCGCGATCCCGGACGGTGTCGAGGCGCAGGCCGATTTCTGCTTCGAGGCGGTGCGGGCAATCCTTGCCGAGGATGGGCTGGATTTCTCGGACGTGCTGCGCTTCTCGGCCTTTGTAACCCGGCGCGAGGACATGCAGGGCTACATGGCCGCCCGCGACCGCGCCTGCGCCGATCTCGATGTGAAGCCGGCCTCGACGCTGATGATCGTCTCTGGGTTCACCCGCCCGGAATTCCTTGTCGAGGTCGAGGCGCTGGCGCTGCGCCGGGGCTGA
- a CDS encoding TetR family transcriptional regulator C-terminal domain-containing protein — translation MSAARLKRKEIHDAIREAALREFASTGLSGTSTQQLAKAAGITKAQLHYYITSKEDLYREVLDGIIGQWRDIFFVGESDDPAEVITGYVRLKLRLALDCPEASRLFLQELGRGAPEMGGKWEGLHASVREATAVIQRWVDEGRMTPVDPLLFMMNIWAVTQHYADYELQSRRVLGVDPGAEMDFERIAAEAVQLFLARAGLKDEGRTR, via the coding sequence ATGAGCGCCGCACGTCTGAAGCGTAAGGAAATCCACGACGCCATCCGCGAGGCGGCGCTACGCGAATTCGCCAGCACCGGTCTGTCGGGAACCTCCACGCAGCAGCTTGCCAAGGCCGCGGGGATCACCAAGGCGCAGCTGCATTACTACATCACCTCGAAAGAGGACCTCTACCGCGAGGTGCTAGATGGCATCATCGGGCAGTGGCGCGACATCTTCTTCGTGGGCGAGTCCGACGATCCTGCCGAGGTGATCACCGGTTACGTGCGGCTCAAGCTGCGGCTGGCGCTCGACTGCCCCGAAGCCTCGCGGCTGTTCCTGCAGGAACTTGGGCGCGGCGCGCCCGAGATGGGCGGTAAATGGGAGGGGTTGCACGCCTCGGTGCGCGAGGCGACGGCGGTGATCCAGCGCTGGGTCGACGAGGGGCGGATGACCCCGGTCGACCCGCTGCTCTTCATGATGAACATCTGGGCGGTGACCCAGCACTATGCCGATTACGAACTCCAGAGCCGCCGCGTGCTGGGCGTTGATCCCGGAGCCGAGATGGATTTCGAGCGCATCGCGGCGGAGGCGGTGCAGCTCTTTCTTGCCCGCGCCGGACTGAAAGACGAAGGACGGACCCGATGA
- a CDS encoding NAD(P)H-dependent oxidoreductase, which translates to MRVLIVFAHPCRESYGAALLATARESLLRAGHKVEVIDLYAENFDPVLSAEDWAEYVSNTDRLIARVAPHVAALRRAEGLVFVYPTWMYGPPAILKGWMERVWLPGVAFEVASATKMRATGRLQNIRHFAVITTSGSPWWWLRLIRDPGRSMLARGYRVLFHPRCRVTWLQLHDMNHRKPRDLKAFLAKVGTRMSRFGGPAIQRKSDERRTSEA; encoded by the coding sequence ATGCGCGTCCTGATCGTTTTTGCTCACCCGTGCCGGGAAAGCTATGGGGCCGCCCTTCTCGCCACGGCCCGCGAGAGCCTCTTGCGGGCCGGGCACAAGGTCGAGGTGATCGACCTTTACGCCGAGAACTTCGATCCGGTTCTCTCTGCCGAGGATTGGGCCGAGTACGTTTCGAACACCGATCGGCTGATCGCCCGCGTGGCGCCGCATGTCGCGGCGCTGCGCCGGGCCGAGGGGCTGGTGTTTGTCTATCCCACATGGATGTACGGCCCGCCCGCCATTCTCAAGGGCTGGATGGAGCGGGTCTGGCTGCCCGGCGTCGCCTTCGAGGTCGCCAGCGCCACCAAGATGCGTGCCACCGGCAGGTTGCAGAACATCCGCCATTTCGCGGTGATCACCACCTCGGGCTCGCCCTGGTGGTGGCTGCGGCTGATCCGCGATCCCGGGCGCTCGATGCTGGCGCGGGGCTACCGTGTCTTGTTTCACCCGCGTTGCCGCGTGACATGGTTGCAGCTACACGACATGAACCACCGCAAACCACGGGACCTGAAGGCCTTTCTCGCAAAGGTCGGCACCCGCATGTCCCGGTTCGGCGGACCGGCAATCCAGAGGAAGAGCGATGAGCGCCGCACGTCTGAAGCGTAA
- a CDS encoding ABC transporter substrate-binding protein codes for MKTLSVSLTALAASLAASAAFAGDKVVFGTNWLAQGGHGGFYQALADGTYEKYGLEVEIRQGGPQVNNRPMLIAGKLDFLMAGNLLLSFDNVRNGIPTTVVAAIFQKDPQALIAHEGAYDSWEDLTTAPEILLSKDGQFSYWKWMVQDFGFRDEQVRPYGYNLAQFLSDEKMVQQAYATAEPLYAAAEGADVATYLMADYGWNTYATTIETRQQMIDENPDVVQRFVDASIEGWYTFLYGDHTAGYEAIIAANPELTVEKLDAEMAQVRELGIIDSGDALELGIGAMTDARIAAFYETAVNSGILEEGGLDLSKVADTSFVNKRHGIEIKTAAEAN; via the coding sequence ATGAAAACTCTCTCCGTTTCCCTGACCGCACTGGCGGCCTCGCTCGCGGCATCTGCGGCCTTTGCCGGCGACAAGGTCGTCTTTGGCACCAACTGGCTGGCGCAGGGCGGCCACGGCGGCTTTTACCAGGCGCTGGCGGACGGCACCTACGAGAAATACGGACTCGAGGTCGAGATCCGTCAGGGTGGCCCGCAGGTGAACAACCGCCCCATGCTGATCGCCGGCAAGCTCGACTTCCTGATGGCGGGCAACCTGCTGCTGTCCTTCGACAACGTGCGCAACGGCATCCCCACCACCGTCGTCGCCGCGATCTTCCAGAAGGACCCGCAGGCGCTCATCGCCCATGAAGGCGCCTACGACAGCTGGGAGGACCTGACCACCGCGCCCGAGATCCTGCTCTCCAAGGACGGGCAGTTCTCCTACTGGAAATGGATGGTGCAGGACTTCGGTTTCCGGGACGAGCAGGTGCGCCCCTACGGTTACAACCTCGCGCAGTTCCTCAGCGACGAGAAGATGGTGCAGCAGGCCTATGCCACCGCCGAGCCGCTCTACGCCGCGGCCGAGGGTGCCGACGTCGCGACCTATCTCATGGCGGATTACGGCTGGAACACCTATGCCACCACCATCGAGACCCGCCAGCAGATGATCGACGAGAACCCCGACGTGGTGCAGCGCTTCGTCGATGCCTCGATCGAGGGCTGGTACACCTTCCTCTATGGGGATCACACCGCCGGCTACGAGGCGATCATCGCCGCCAACCCCGAGCTGACCGTCGAGAAGCTGGACGCCGAGATGGCGCAGGTGCGCGAGCTTGGCATCATCGACAGCGGCGACGCGCTCGAGCTTGGCATTGGCGCGATGACCGACGCGCGCATCGCCGCCTTCTACGAGACCGCGGTGAACAGCGGCATCCTCGAGGAGGGCGGTCTTGATCTGTCGAAGGTGGCCGACACGTCCTTCGTCAACAAGCGCCACGGCATCGAGATCAAGACGGCCGCCGAAGCCAACTGA
- a CDS encoding FAD-binding oxidoreductase has translation MTDTQLAAPKGRHAEALAALRQDLDGLRFYDDERALEARSKDYFWYSPILDAELKDKRAELVVIPQDQDEVIRVAAAAARHKVPVTLRGGGTGNYGQCVPLDGGLVIDLTRLNRILEITPGHAHVEAGIRMSKLDDASRETGQELTMYPSTRSLATIGGFIAGGSGGIGSLRHGMLRDEGNLTYLKVLTLEEEPQVIELHGPDVQKVHHAYGTNGIVLEVGLALTPSTDWLHTAALFDGYDKALRFATAAQEDGLDCYLLTPVERRFAPYYRKFEGYFPEDRDAVFAMVAPTDMDRFRARAEAEGASISFAMTMEEIHENRLQPAYECGWNHTTLQALKVDKGWTYLQVAYPRPFDPALVMRQMERYGDEMFWHHEMARQDGEIQIFALPLVRFRGKDAMYALIAELEADGCTIFDPHVVTIEDGGMKTIDTAQIDFKKRADPYGLMNPGKTRGWHPEMARSA, from the coding sequence ATGACCGACACGCAACTGGCCGCGCCCAAGGGCCGCCACGCCGAGGCGCTCGCCGCCCTGCGGCAGGACCTCGACGGGCTGCGCTTTTACGACGACGAACGCGCGCTCGAGGCGCGGTCCAAGGATTACTTCTGGTACAGCCCGATCCTCGACGCCGAGCTGAAGGACAAGCGCGCCGAGCTGGTGGTGATCCCGCAGGATCAGGACGAGGTGATCCGCGTTGCCGCGGCGGCCGCCCGCCACAAGGTGCCCGTCACCCTGCGCGGCGGCGGCACCGGCAACTACGGGCAATGCGTGCCGCTCGACGGCGGGTTGGTCATCGACCTGACACGGCTGAATCGGATCCTCGAGATCACCCCCGGCCACGCCCATGTGGAGGCGGGCATCCGCATGTCGAAGCTTGACGACGCTTCGCGCGAGACCGGGCAGGAGCTGACCATGTACCCCTCGACCCGCAGCCTCGCCACCATCGGCGGCTTCATTGCGGGCGGCTCGGGCGGTATCGGCTCGCTGCGCCACGGCATGCTGCGCGACGAGGGCAACCTCACCTACCTCAAGGTACTCACGCTCGAGGAAGAGCCGCAGGTGATCGAGCTGCATGGGCCCGACGTGCAGAAGGTGCACCACGCCTATGGCACCAACGGCATCGTGCTGGAGGTGGGGCTGGCGCTCACCCCCTCGACCGACTGGCTGCACACCGCCGCGCTTTTCGACGGCTACGACAAGGCGCTGCGCTTTGCCACCGCCGCGCAGGAAGATGGCCTCGATTGCTACTTGCTGACCCCAGTCGAGCGCCGCTTCGCGCCCTATTATCGCAAGTTCGAGGGCTATTTCCCCGAGGACCGCGACGCGGTCTTCGCCATGGTCGCGCCGACGGACATGGACCGCTTCCGCGCCCGGGCCGAGGCCGAGGGCGCGAGCATCTCCTTTGCCATGACCATGGAGGAGATCCACGAGAACCGCCTGCAGCCCGCCTATGAATGTGGCTGGAACCACACCACGCTGCAGGCGCTGAAGGTCGACAAGGGCTGGACCTACCTGCAGGTCGCCTACCCGCGCCCCTTCGATCCGGCCCTCGTGATGCGCCAGATGGAGCGCTACGGCGACGAAATGTTCTGGCACCACGAGATGGCGCGGCAGGACGGCGAGATCCAGATCTTCGCCCTGCCGCTGGTGCGCTTCCGCGGCAAGGACGCGATGTACGCGCTGATCGCCGAGCTGGAAGCGGACGGCTGCACGATCTTCGACCCGCATGTGGTGACCATCGAGGATGGCGGCATGAAGACCATCGACACGGCGCAGATCGACTTCAAGAAACGGGCCGACCCCTATGGCCTGATGAACCCGGGCAAGACCCGGGGCTGGCACCCCGAGATGGCGCGCAGCGCATAA